The proteins below come from a single bacterium genomic window:
- a CDS encoding 2-oxo acid dehydrogenase subunit E2, with the protein MALEITMPQLSDTMSEGTIIKWYKQVGDSVKRGDALAEVATDKANLEIESFNEGTILRIDAQIGAAVKVGAVIAILGKPGEQVAEKSTTEKSNTETHKPLTGGQVSPQVQVPTTPQSSLKEPSLKQSSYFQSPSVSDERIKISPLAKNVAKSHGIDVSTLQGTGEGGRIVRRDIEQALQAPSVSQPAQRTPQNFSATQSVPAQIFISGATKTEPLSKMRQTIATRMVESVTTIPHFYVTTKICMDAAVEMRESLKTLPQYEGLSYNHIIIKAAALALQRHPIINSCYREGSVYQPGAINIGIITAVPGGLLIPIVKHADQLSLADIVVESRGLVQRARAGKPKADDLVDGTFSISNMGMFDVENFTAIINPSQGAIIAVSAIQKEPIVEGTVIRPAAVMRVTASVDHRIIDGVMAGEFLSELKRILEQPIFVLA; encoded by the coding sequence ATGGCCTTAGAAATTACAATGCCGCAGCTCAGCGATACGATGAGTGAAGGGACGATTATTAAATGGTATAAGCAAGTCGGTGATAGCGTTAAGCGTGGCGACGCGTTAGCTGAAGTTGCAACTGATAAAGCCAATCTAGAAATTGAATCTTTTAATGAAGGGACAATCTTGAGGATTGATGCTCAAATCGGTGCTGCTGTTAAAGTTGGCGCAGTGATTGCTATTCTTGGAAAGCCCGGCGAGCAGGTTGCAGAAAAATCAACTACTGAAAAATCAAACACTGAAACCCACAAACCCCTGACTGGCGGGCAAGTGAGTCCACAAGTGCAAGTGCCTACTACGCCACAGTCAAGTCTCAAGGAGCCAAGTCTAAAACAGTCTAGTTATTTTCAGTCGCCGAGTGTTTCTGACGAGCGAATTAAAATTTCTCCACTGGCAAAAAATGTAGCCAAATCACATGGAATTGACGTTTCGACATTGCAAGGCACTGGCGAAGGTGGACGAATCGTGCGCCGCGATATTGAACAAGCTTTACAGGCACCGTCAGTAAGCCAACCTGCGCAACGCACTCCGCAGAATTTTTCAGCTACTCAATCAGTGCCGGCGCAAATTTTCATTAGTGGGGCAACTAAAACAGAGCCACTTTCCAAGATGCGTCAAACGATTGCAACGCGGATGGTTGAAAGTGTTACAACGATTCCGCATTTCTATGTCACAACTAAGATTTGCATGGATGCAGCGGTCGAAATGCGTGAAAGCCTAAAGACGCTCCCGCAATATGAAGGCTTAAGTTATAACCATATTATTATTAAAGCTGCGGCACTTGCCTTGCAAAGGCATCCGATCATTAACTCCTGCTATCGCGAGGGCAGCGTTTATCAGCCAGGTGCAATTAACATTGGTATCATCACTGCAGTACCCGGGGGCTTATTGATTCCAATTGTTAAGCACGCCGATCAACTTTCGCTTGCGGATATTGTAGTTGAGTCGCGTGGCCTAGTGCAGCGTGCACGTGCGGGCAAACCGAAGGCTGATGATTTGGTTGATGGAACGTTTTCGATTTCCAATATGGGAATGTTTGATGTTGAGAACTTTACCGCAATTATTAATCCAAGCCAGGGGGCGATTATTGCTGTGAGTGCAATTCAAAAAGAACCAATCGTTGAGGGCACTGTAATCCGCCCCGCAGCGGTAATGCGAGTTACTGCCTCTGTTGACCATCGCATCATTGACGGCGTAATGGCGGGTGAATTTCTATCTGAGTTAAAGCGAATTTTAGAGCAGCCAATTTTTGTTTTAGCATAG
- the lipA gene encoding lipoyl synthase: MLTVIDRSQPSSSIPEAYDRTLRLQLDLLEEKAANRGLEDYLIYVEHDHVYTTGRGTELVVAGQTQVPTIEISRGGQATYHGPGQLVAYPIFDLNRHGRDVHVYLRRLETVVINLLSQLGLTAQQVAGQTGVWVETAQGLRKICSIGVGVRKWITYHGLALNVNPDLSYFHSISPCGLAAGVMTSLAELLGSACPSMDQVKNLMTEAFKSEFDFSHDHTNPLNRPAWIKVKAPGSQGYGETDQVVKNLRLVTVCEEAQCPNIGECWTHHTATFMIMGELCTRRCSFCSVKDGVKANLDPLDPLEPYRVAKAVQELGLEHVVVTSVNRDDVADMGASHFYQTAKLLHQHVPACRIEFLIPDMQGRRELIEIILKDNLLSVLNHNFETVPRLYRTVRPGAQVQRSLNILKWAKEIQPEVKTKSGIMLGLGETRQEVLEVMDLLRSVGCDILTIGQYLRPSQKQLPVQRFVTPVEFKDYAEEAYLRGFAHVESGTFVRSSYHAWKHADGAEEALRSAAQA, translated from the coding sequence ATGTTAACCGTTATTGACCGTTCGCAACCAAGCAGTTCAATCCCCGAAGCCTATGATCGGACGTTAAGATTGCAACTTGATTTACTGGAAGAGAAAGCAGCTAATCGTGGACTTGAAGATTATTTAATCTATGTCGAGCATGACCATGTTTATACGACTGGAAGAGGCACAGAACTTGTTGTGGCAGGTCAAACTCAAGTTCCAACAATTGAAATTAGTCGCGGAGGGCAGGCGACCTATCATGGGCCAGGACAACTTGTTGCCTATCCAATTTTTGATTTAAATCGACACGGACGTGATGTGCATGTCTATTTGCGTCGACTAGAGACTGTCGTGATTAATTTACTCAGCCAGCTTGGACTAACTGCCCAGCAAGTTGCTGGGCAAACAGGTGTTTGGGTTGAAACTGCTCAGGGCCTTAGAAAAATCTGCTCGATTGGAGTTGGCGTTCGCAAGTGGATTACTTATCACGGACTGGCTTTGAATGTTAATCCAGATCTTTCATATTTTCATTCAATTTCGCCGTGTGGACTAGCAGCTGGAGTAATGACCTCACTTGCTGAGTTACTCGGCAGCGCGTGTCCGAGCATGGATCAAGTTAAAAACTTAATGACGGAAGCTTTTAAGTCAGAGTTTGATTTTTCTCACGATCACACTAATCCACTCAATCGACCTGCTTGGATTAAAGTCAAGGCCCCGGGTTCTCAAGGCTACGGGGAAACAGATCAAGTTGTAAAAAACTTACGCCTCGTAACTGTTTGTGAAGAGGCGCAGTGTCCAAATATTGGTGAATGTTGGACGCATCATACCGCGACATTTATGATCATGGGCGAGCTGTGCACACGGCGCTGTAGCTTTTGCTCTGTGAAGGACGGTGTTAAGGCCAACCTAGACCCGCTAGATCCACTTGAGCCCTATCGTGTGGCTAAGGCAGTGCAAGAATTAGGACTTGAGCATGTCGTGGTTACATCAGTTAATCGTGATGATGTTGCCGACATGGGAGCAAGTCACTTCTATCAAACTGCTAAATTGCTTCATCAACATGTTCCAGCTTGCCGGATCGAGTTTCTCATCCCCGATATGCAGGGACGTCGCGAGTTAATAGAAATTATTTTGAAAGATAATTTGCTTAGCGTGTTAAATCATAATTTTGAAACTGTACCACGCTTATACCGCACAGTTCGCCCCGGAGCCCAGGTGCAGCGGTCATTAAACATCCTCAAGTGGGCTAAGGAAATTCAGCCAGAAGTTAAAACGAAATCTGGAATTATGCTTGGCTTAGGTGAGACGCGACAAGAAGTTTTAGAAGTAATGGATCTACTGAGATCTGTGGGATGCGATATTTTAACGATTGGTCAGTATCTGCGGCCCTCGCAAAAACAACTACCAGTTCAGCGCTTTGTCACGCCTGTTGAATTTAAAGATTATGCTGAAGAAGCTTATCTGCGGGGTTTTGCACATGTAGAATCAGGCACATTTGTGCGTAGTTCTTACCACGCCTGGAAGCATGCTGATGGCGCAGAGGAAGCGCTACGATCAGCGGCACAGGCTTAA